Proteins encoded within one genomic window of Pongo pygmaeus isolate AG05252 chromosome 18, NHGRI_mPonPyg2-v2.0_pri, whole genome shotgun sequence:
- the GFOD2 gene encoding glucose-fructose oxidoreductase domain-containing protein 2, whose translation MKMLPGVGVFGTGSSARVLVPLLRAEGFTVEALWGKTEEEAKQLAEEMNIAFYTSRTDDILLHQDVDLVCISIPPPLTRQISVKALGIGKNVVCEKAATSVDAFRMVTASRYYPQLMSLVGNVLRFLPAFVRMKQLISEHYVGAVMICDARIYSGSLLSPSYGWICDELMGGGGLHTMGTYIVDLLTHLTGRRAEKVHGLLKTFVRQNAAIRGIRHVTSDDFCFFQMLMGGGVCSTVTLNFNMPGAFVHEVMVVGSAGRLVARGADLYGQKNSATQEELLLRDSLAVGAGLPEQGPQDVPLLYLKGMVYMVQALRQSFQGQGDRRTWDRAPVSMAASFEDGLYMQSVVDAIKRSSRSGEWEAVEVLTEEPDTNQNLCEALQRNNL comes from the exons ATGAAGATGCTGCCAGGAGTGGGCGTGTTTGGGACTGGCAGCTCCGCCCGAGTTCTGGTCCCGCTGCTGAGGGCAGAAGGGTTCACTGTTGAGGCCCTGTGGGGGAAGACTGAGGAGGAGGCGAAGCAGCTTGCTGAGGAGATGAACATCGCCTTCTACACCAGCCGGACTGATGACATCTTGCTGCATCAAGATGTGGATCTGGTGTGCATCAGCATCCCCCCTCCACTCACCCGGCAGATATCCGTGAAGGCTCTAG GTATTGGGAAGAATGTGGTTTGCGAGAAGGCAGCAACATCGGTGGATGCCTTCCGGATGGTGACAGCCTCGCGCTACTACCCGCAGCTCATGAGCCTGGTAGGGAATGTGCTGCGCTTCCTGCCTGCTTTCGTGCGCATGAAGCAGCTGATCTCGGAGCACTACGTGGGAGCAGTGATGATCTGCGATGCCCGCATCTACTCAGGCAGCCTGCTGAGCCCCAGCTATGGCTGGATCTGTGATGAGCTCATGGGCGGCGGGGGCCTGCACACCATGGGGACCTACATTGTGGACCTGCTGACCCACCTGACCGGCCGGAGAGCCGAGAAGGTGCACGGGCTGCTCAAGACATTCGTGAGGCAGAACGCTGCCATCCGTGGCATCCGGCATGTCACCAGCGATGACTTCTGTTTCTTCCAGATGCTcatgggtgggggtgtgtgtagcACAGTGACACTCAACTTCAACATGCCGGGCGCCTTTGTGCATGAAGTCATGGTGGTAGGCTCTGCAGGACGCCTCGTCGCCCGAGGAGCCGACCTCTATGGGCAGAAGAACTCTGCCACGCAAGAGGAGCTGCTGTTGAGGGACTCGCTGGCTGTGGGTGCGGGACTGCCTGAGCAGGGGCCCCAGGACGTCCCGCTGCTGTACCTGAAGGGCATGGTCTACATGGTGCAGGCCTTGCGCCAGTCCTTCCAGGGGCAGGGCGACCGCCGCACCTGGGACCGCGCCCCTGTCTCCATGGCCGCCTCCTTCGAGGATGGGCTGTACATGCAGAGCGTGGTGGATGCCATCAAGAGGTCGAGCCGATCCGGGGAGTGGGAGGCTGTGGAGGTGCTGACGGAGGAGCCTGACACCAACCAGAACCTGTGTGAGGCACTTCAGCGGAACAACCTATGA